One genomic window of Chanos chanos chromosome 13, fChaCha1.1, whole genome shotgun sequence includes the following:
- the LOC115825951 gene encoding uncharacterized protein LOC115825951, with product MSNGDRVVLALGGAGTVGSGVVKALLDKGFKVAVISRDSSKLERLKGFVSASTKSNLTTLVGNVGSEEGAEEVKQALLKSVGKVTDVVSSLGFSWWQGGPPHTQPLKELHWVIETLLFSTFVSWKAFFPLVRDDPNCTYTFITGGAGEKLLMPGTGFLTVGAASALAFCQVLREEYPDVPCKLNQVKINTGVAAPERMAPGYLSHLDLGEAVATLVERRNKSHSVFAINCPADLKTVILEGNL from the exons ATGTCAAACGGGGACAGAGTTGTTTTAGCACTGGGCGGTGCTGGCACGGTTGGATCTGGGGTAGTGAAAGCACTCCTGGATAAAG GTTTCAAAGTTGCTGTGATCTCCAGAGACAGCAGTAAACTAGAGAGACTCAAAGGCTTTGTCTCTGCTTCAACCAAAAGCAACCTGACTACACTGGTGGGGAATGTTG gCTCTGaggaaggagcagaggaggTGAAGCAGGCTTTGCTGAAATCTGTTGGTAAAGTGACGGACGTGGTGTCATCTCTAGGCTTCAGCTGGTGGCAAGGAGGTCCTCCACACACTCAGCCTCTGAAAGAACTTCACTGG GTCATTGAGACTCTGCTGTTCAGTACCTTTGTCTCATGGAAAGCCTTTTTTCCTCTCGTAAGGGACGATCCTAACTGCACCTACACCTTTATCACAG GAGGTGCAGGGGAGAAACTCCTCATGCCCGGCACTGGGTTCCTGACAGTCGGGGCAGCGAGCGCGTTGGCGTTCTGTCAGGTTCTCCGGGAGGAGTACCCAGATGTCCCCTGCAAACTCAACCAG gtGAAGATTAACACAGGAGTTGCGGCTCCAGAGCGCATGGCACCGGGCTATCTGAGCCATCTGGATCTAGGAGAAGCAGTAGCCACCCTGGTTGAGCGAAGGAACAAATCCCATTCGGTTTTCGCCATCAACTGCCCTGCCGACCTAAAGACTGTTATCCTGGAGGGGAACCTGTAG
- the spata2l gene encoding spermatogenesis associated 2-like, with the protein MSASGRKTRSTGIAELYRVALERRIEQRDGNLVCGDKELCIEVEEILTRGSASDILSVPGLDLLSVMEVSLQSLLPASGGSGLLKLAKAFEVLELATLNLYLCPWRKEYRVVKMYSGMFTHCIKAAFSVEQAINLFALLGYQTLGSGADDELKLSSTPIPDSLLHLACAFFTARIECQLLHSALGSVGRGVKWELKLVQERQRGHSLLVALENVAESQNASSNISTNISPNTGPDPTTSSDPDYEDLYTEGPEHEEETNYRVDDSSAPSSPLYASPSGAKTSYSDFSPSDQGSSGLSRQGSTRYVSSVSYQVTNHPVPPSEKAEPSRETGTSLLKEGGDQSLLASGNGQKDISHTGKQLCNCSESSTMYLHKCFECREHHNASCPVFTTCIIKGHKFKPRGEQVGQQGTGSESLQVEQNQTEVEKQTPKKHVCVESGDLGFTICYTCNYTHNYSCDEGRLCRKKSHNVEHILRKAEKMSPSTEANFMLGSPKSDLSQLAQSQTREEEKIPVENPPEKHCCVKPETVDFAVCCACNKSHTITCEILNLCDKRKHEVKYELGVDNHIKPSAKVNAMQGPQKPETLQVEQGQTRHEEQTPRKQIPKRHDCLKAGEPSYFICYTCNYTHSCSCPEQRRCEKTGHKTHFQEMPPEPMSFHSCFDPKKSHLSLACLTCQVLHTSPCKDGDVCRMKHKVKNLKMLCSNKNKHCLNTAEILCRYCCAQYCSQCSYSKVLECDCGNTLRSSTEV; encoded by the exons ATGAGTGCTAGTGGTAGGAAAACCAGAAGCACTGGTATAGCAGAGCTGTACCGGGTTGCTCTGGAACGCCGTATTGAGCAAAGGGACGGGAACTTGGTATGCGGTGATAAGGAGCTGTGCATTGAGGTGGAGGAAATCCTCACAAGGGGCAGTGCTTCCGACATTCTTTCTGTGCCGGGTTTAGATCTACTCTCTGTAATGGAGGTCTCTCTCCAGTCCTTGCTACCTGCTTCAGGAGGGTCCGGCCTCCTGAAACTTGCGAAGGCATTTGAAGTGCTTGAACTGGCCACACTTAACCTCTATCTGTGTCCCTGGAGGAAGGAGTACAGAGTTGTGAAG aTGTATTCCGGAATGTTCACCCACTGCATCAAAGCAGCCTTTAGTGTAGAGCAAGCAATCAATCTCTTTGCATTGCTTGGATACCAGACCTTGGGGTCTGGAGCAGATGATGAGCTGAAACTGAGCTCTACACCGATTCCAGACAGTCTTCTCCACCTGGCCTGTGCCTTCTTTACGGCCCGTATCGAGTGTCAGCTTCTCCATTCTGCTTTGGGCTCTGTGGGCAGAGGCGTGAAGTGGGAACTGAAGCTGGtccaggagagacagaggggtcaCAGCCTCTTAGTAGCACTAGAGAATGTTGCAGAGTCTCAGAATGCATCATCTAACATCTCAACCAACATCTCACCTAACACTGGGCCCGATCCAACAACCAGTTCAGATCCTGACTATGAGGATCTCTACACAGAAGGCCCAGAACATGAAGAAGAGACAAATTACAGGGTTGATGACTCTTCTGCACCATCTAGTCCCCTTTATGCATCACCTAGTGGTGCCAAGACTTCTTATAGTGACTTTTCACCATCTGACCAGGGGAGTAGTGGGCTCTCCAGACAGGGGTCAACTCGGTATGTCTCATCAGTGAGCTACCAGGTGACTAATCACCCCGTCCCTCCCTCGGAGAAGGCGGAGCCAAGCCGCGAGACAGGGACATCACTTTTAAAAGAAGGGGGCGATCAAAGCTTGCTAGCATCTGGTAATGGACAGAAGGATATCAGTCATACTGGGAAACAGTTGTGCAACTGCTCTGAGTCCAGTACAATGTACCTCCACAAGTGCTTTGAATGCAGGGAACACCACAATGCCAGCTGTCCCGTTTTTACTACTTGCATTATAAAAGGTCATAAATTCAAACCAAGAGGAGAACAAGTTGGGCAGCAGGGCACAGGCAGTGAATCCCTGCAGGTCgaacaaaaccaaactgaagtagagaaacagacaccaaagaaacatgtgtgtgtggagtcaggAGATCTGGGTTTCACCATTTGCTACACCTGTAACTATACTCATAATTACAGTTGTGATGAAGGACGTCTTTGTAGAAAGAAATCGCACAACGTGGAGCACATACTTAGGAAAGCTGAAAAAATGAGTCCATCTACTGAGGCCAACTTCATGTTAGGGTcaccaaaaagtgatttatcgCAGCTTGCACAAAGTCAaacaagagaagaggagaagataCCAGTAGAAAATCCACCAGAAAAACACTGCTGCGTGAAACCTGAAACTGTGGACTTTGCTGTCTGCTGCGCCTGTAACAAAAGTCATACAATCACTTGTGAAATTTTAAATCTTTGTGATAAGAGAAAACATGAGGTGAAGTATGAACTGGGGGTGGATAATCACATAAAACCTTCTGCTAAGGTCAATGCTATGCAAGGGCCACAAAAACCAGAAACACTGCAGGTGGAACAAGGCCAAACGAGACATGAGGAACAGACACCACGTAAACAGATACCAAAAAGACACGACTGCTTAAAAGCTGGAGAGCCATCCTACTTCATCTGCTACACCTGCAACTATACTCATTCTTGCTCGTGCCCTGAGCAACGTCGATGTGAGAAGACTGGACATAAAACTCATTTCCAGGAAATGCCCCCTGAACCCATGTCTTTTCACTCATGCTTTGATCCCAAAAAGTCTCACCTCTCCCTGGCATGTCTGACCTGTCAAGTCCTCCACACCTCACCCTGCAAAGATGGAGATGTGTGCAGGATGAAACACAAGGTTAAGAACCTCAAAATGCTTtgctcaaacaaaaacaaacattgccTTAACACAGCTGAAATCTTGTGTAGGTATTGCTGTGCTCAGTACTGCAGTCAGTGTTCATACTCTAAAGTACTTGAGTGTGATTGTGGTAATACTTTACGCTCATCTACTGAGGTATAG
- the pdf gene encoding peptide deformylase, mitochondrial, with protein sequence MNKQCLRLWPSVLRIRDCKPFLPSTTTLSQWQRPVSNVPARTYSTNMKVRSYLQYVKRKIKSAPTPPYSHVCQVGDPVLRSQAAVVEPETIQGPEVQKVIKTLVAVMRKLECVGLSAPQIGVPLRILALEYPKKMLEESSPASTEARGIVTVPLRIFVNPQLRILDSRTVTFQEACESISGYSASVPRYVSVEVTGLNEKGESVSWQVSGWPARILQHEMDHLNGVLYIDRMDSKTFINVNWEEYNE encoded by the exons ATGAATAAGCAGTGTTTAAGACTGTGGCCTTCCGTCTTGAGGATCAGGGATTGTAAACCATTTCTCCCATCCACAACGACTCTTTCCCAGTGGCAGCGACCCGTATCCAATGTCCCAGCTCGGACATACTCAACCAACATGAAGGTTCGTTCATATCTACAGTATGTCAAACGGAAAATAAAATCAGCCCCAACGCCTCCCTACAGTCACGTGTGTCAGGTTGGAGACCCCGTGTTGCGCTCACAGGCAGCTGTTGTGGAACCTGAAACCATACAGGGACCCGAGGTGCAGAAAGTAATAAAGACCTTGGTAGCGGTGATGCGAAAATTGGAGTGTGTTGGTTTGAGCGCACCTCAAATTGGCGTACCTCTTCGTATATTAGCTTTGGAATACCCGAAGAAAATGCTTGAGGAAAGCTCGCCAGCTTCCACTGAAGCCCGGGGTATCGTCACCGTACCCCTCCGCATCTTTGTTAACCCTCAGCTTCGTATATTGGACTCGCGCACTGTCACTTTCCAGGAAGCATGCGAAAGCATCTCGGGTTACTCCGCCTCTGTGCCTCGCTACGTCTCCGTGGAAGTCACAG gatTGAATGAGAAGGGGGAGTCTGTGTCCTGGCAGGTCAGTGGTTGGCCAGCGAGGATCTTACAGCATGAAATGGACCACCTCAATGGAGTTCTGTACATCGATCGCATGGACAGCAAGACTTTTATAAATGTGAACTGGGAGGAATACAATGAGTAG
- the LOC115826966 gene encoding uncharacterized protein LOC115826966 isoform X1: protein MMDVLEIAGPPLWLEGNWQLLSLKEPCSIRAVAAESWMVLKARDVCHYERVMEFLDVTYRLLPRLVTPIKHMKIMFGLKTLVIMWMLQDNQCVTNISDKIIKFFPDSLPQYNRCSQRHKELMRKNQQDFRDFAQTLARDKNLRKAYIRDLMEDQYGERYSQKLEERLFYYLGELEAALPETTCIDQVLKQSWPLTEGEELLRQLLSCNRISLPQTLKRLLHCAKVTHTSLCDSRPNSTGKCKPGRESGAVPETASRQCQEGPQSETVAETSITPSYAPEDSRTNRDAAPVLPQRSLGHFCSDHKVAELERDSSQTPEVLLDGNRECLLREEEASSRGRRWGPSQTAEGLAKKQEEGMNDSAIQICSTHRKQMRSILQECSEESVYNPASPQNNKASPPHQPVPQHNRPSPLHQLTPEQNTPSSPHQSVPQHNTPPPPHQSITQNDSTPEMSLLQRSTSKYTKFPVQDPDLRSVSPAQRFTLSPVSPISQLTPLSLCTVKQPMPLPAPPVRQLTPASVSAQDCSKSIKSSEVKLRLSSESLVFLMHSHWFQPHVCLRRLNQQEFGTVTALDETGICPIEQEEQEEVEEEEEGYLAFDINTLYSDSSTDSDSGHSDPDYVP from the exons ATGATGGACGTCCTGGAGA TTGCAGGGCCCCCACTGTGGCTTGAGGGTAACTGGCAGCTGCTCTCTTTGAAGGAGCCATGCAGCATCCGTGCGGTGGCAGCAGAATCGTGGATGGTCTTGAAGGCCAGAGATGTCTGTCACTATGAAAGAGTCATGGAGTTCCTGGATGTCACCTACAGACTTCTGCCACGCTTAGTGACTCCCATCAAACACATGAAGATCATGTTTGGTTTGAAGACTCTG GTCATCATGTGGATGCTGCAGGATAACCAGTGTGTTACCAACATCAGTGACAAGATCATCAAGTTCTTCCCTGACAGCTTACCTCAATACAACAGATGT AGCCAAAGGCACAAAGAATTGATGAGGAAGAACCAGCAGGATTTTCGGGACTTTGCCCAGACTCTGGCCAGAGACAAGAACCTACGCAAGGCTTACATCAGA GATTTAATGGAAGACCAGTATGGAGAACGTTACTCTCAGAAATTGGAGGAGAGACTGTTCTACTATCTTGGGGAGCTTGAAGCAGCCCTGCCAGAAACAACCTGCATTGACCAG GTACTGAAGCAGTCTTGGCCTTTAACGGAGGGAGAGGAATTGTTGCGGCAGCTGCTGTCCTGTAACAGAATATCACTACCACAAACTCTGAAGAGACTGTTGCACTGTG CTAAGGTTACTCACACAAGCCTGTGCGACAGTCGACCAAACAGTACAGGCAAGTGTAAGCCGGGAAGGGAGAGCGGCGCTGTTCCAGAAACAGCCTCCAGGCAATGCCAAGAAGGACCTCAGAGTGAGACTGTGGCTGAGACGTCGATAACTCCGTCTTACGCCCCAGAGGACTCCAGGACAAACAGAGACGCAGCACCCGTATTGCCTCAGAGGAGCCTTGGACATTTCTGCAGTGATCACAAGGTGGCAGAGTTAGAACGTGACTCGAGTCAGACTCCAGAGGTACTGTTGGACGGTAACAGGGAGTGTCtgctgagagaagaggaggcgAGCTCTCGGGGGAGACGCTGGGGGCCAAGCCAGACAGCGGAAGGATTGGCTAAAAAACAGGAGGAGGGTATGAATGACTCAGCAATACAGATCTGCTCCACACACAGGAAGCAGATGAGGAGCATCCTTCAGGAATGTTCTGAGGAGTCTGTGTACAACCCAGCTtcaccacaaaacaacaaagcctCCCCACCTCACCAGCCAgtaccacaacacaacagaccTTCCCCTCTTCACCAACTGACACCAGAACAGAACACACCTTCCTCACCCCACCAGTCCGTACCACAACACAAtacacctcccccaccccaccagtCCATAACACAGAATGACTCCACCCCTGAAATGTCTCTTTTACAACGCTCTACCTCCAAATACACAAAGTTTCCGGTCCAAGATccagatctcagatcagtttcgCCAGCCCAACGATTCACACTGTCACCAGTTTCTCCAATCTCACAACTCACACCATTGTCACTGTGTACAGTGAAACAACCCATGCCATTACCAGCGCCTCCAGTCCGACAACTCACACCAGCATCAGTGTCTGCTCAAGACTGTTCTAAGTCCATCAAAAGCTCAGAGGTGAAGCTAAGACTGTCCTCTGAGAGTCTGGTATTCCTCATGCACTCCCATTGGTTCCAGCCACACGTTTGCCTAAGAAGATTAAACCAACAGGAATTTGGTACGGTCACCGCGCTAGACGAGACCGGAATCTGTCCAATTgaacaggaggagcaggaggaagtggaggaagaagaggagggttaTTTGGCGTTTGATATAAATACTCTGTATTCGGATTCTTCCACAGATTCAGACTCTGGTCATTCTGACCCTGATTATGTCCCATAG
- the LOC115826966 gene encoding uncharacterized protein LOC115826966 isoform X2 translates to MVLKARDVCHYERVMEFLDVTYRLLPRLVTPIKHMKIMFGLKTLVIMWMLQDNQCVTNISDKIIKFFPDSLPQYNRCSQRHKELMRKNQQDFRDFAQTLARDKNLRKAYIRDLMEDQYGERYSQKLEERLFYYLGELEAALPETTCIDQVLKQSWPLTEGEELLRQLLSCNRISLPQTLKRLLHCAKVTHTSLCDSRPNSTGKCKPGRESGAVPETASRQCQEGPQSETVAETSITPSYAPEDSRTNRDAAPVLPQRSLGHFCSDHKVAELERDSSQTPEVLLDGNRECLLREEEASSRGRRWGPSQTAEGLAKKQEEGMNDSAIQICSTHRKQMRSILQECSEESVYNPASPQNNKASPPHQPVPQHNRPSPLHQLTPEQNTPSSPHQSVPQHNTPPPPHQSITQNDSTPEMSLLQRSTSKYTKFPVQDPDLRSVSPAQRFTLSPVSPISQLTPLSLCTVKQPMPLPAPPVRQLTPASVSAQDCSKSIKSSEVKLRLSSESLVFLMHSHWFQPHVCLRRLNQQEFGTVTALDETGICPIEQEEQEEVEEEEEGYLAFDINTLYSDSSTDSDSGHSDPDYVP, encoded by the exons ATGGTCTTGAAGGCCAGAGATGTCTGTCACTATGAAAGAGTCATGGAGTTCCTGGATGTCACCTACAGACTTCTGCCACGCTTAGTGACTCCCATCAAACACATGAAGATCATGTTTGGTTTGAAGACTCTG GTCATCATGTGGATGCTGCAGGATAACCAGTGTGTTACCAACATCAGTGACAAGATCATCAAGTTCTTCCCTGACAGCTTACCTCAATACAACAGATGT AGCCAAAGGCACAAAGAATTGATGAGGAAGAACCAGCAGGATTTTCGGGACTTTGCCCAGACTCTGGCCAGAGACAAGAACCTACGCAAGGCTTACATCAGA GATTTAATGGAAGACCAGTATGGAGAACGTTACTCTCAGAAATTGGAGGAGAGACTGTTCTACTATCTTGGGGAGCTTGAAGCAGCCCTGCCAGAAACAACCTGCATTGACCAG GTACTGAAGCAGTCTTGGCCTTTAACGGAGGGAGAGGAATTGTTGCGGCAGCTGCTGTCCTGTAACAGAATATCACTACCACAAACTCTGAAGAGACTGTTGCACTGTG CTAAGGTTACTCACACAAGCCTGTGCGACAGTCGACCAAACAGTACAGGCAAGTGTAAGCCGGGAAGGGAGAGCGGCGCTGTTCCAGAAACAGCCTCCAGGCAATGCCAAGAAGGACCTCAGAGTGAGACTGTGGCTGAGACGTCGATAACTCCGTCTTACGCCCCAGAGGACTCCAGGACAAACAGAGACGCAGCACCCGTATTGCCTCAGAGGAGCCTTGGACATTTCTGCAGTGATCACAAGGTGGCAGAGTTAGAACGTGACTCGAGTCAGACTCCAGAGGTACTGTTGGACGGTAACAGGGAGTGTCtgctgagagaagaggaggcgAGCTCTCGGGGGAGACGCTGGGGGCCAAGCCAGACAGCGGAAGGATTGGCTAAAAAACAGGAGGAGGGTATGAATGACTCAGCAATACAGATCTGCTCCACACACAGGAAGCAGATGAGGAGCATCCTTCAGGAATGTTCTGAGGAGTCTGTGTACAACCCAGCTtcaccacaaaacaacaaagcctCCCCACCTCACCAGCCAgtaccacaacacaacagaccTTCCCCTCTTCACCAACTGACACCAGAACAGAACACACCTTCCTCACCCCACCAGTCCGTACCACAACACAAtacacctcccccaccccaccagtCCATAACACAGAATGACTCCACCCCTGAAATGTCTCTTTTACAACGCTCTACCTCCAAATACACAAAGTTTCCGGTCCAAGATccagatctcagatcagtttcgCCAGCCCAACGATTCACACTGTCACCAGTTTCTCCAATCTCACAACTCACACCATTGTCACTGTGTACAGTGAAACAACCCATGCCATTACCAGCGCCTCCAGTCCGACAACTCACACCAGCATCAGTGTCTGCTCAAGACTGTTCTAAGTCCATCAAAAGCTCAGAGGTGAAGCTAAGACTGTCCTCTGAGAGTCTGGTATTCCTCATGCACTCCCATTGGTTCCAGCCACACGTTTGCCTAAGAAGATTAAACCAACAGGAATTTGGTACGGTCACCGCGCTAGACGAGACCGGAATCTGTCCAATTgaacaggaggagcaggaggaagtggaggaagaagaggagggttaTTTGGCGTTTGATATAAATACTCTGTATTCGGATTCTTCCACAGATTCAGACTCTGGTCATTCTGACCCTGATTATGTCCCATAG
- the tat gene encoding tyrosine aminotransferase, whose translation MENRSYKIKMNGNGIQTNGIHGNGIHTNGINGNAVHHVSVKASIHPAKLKARRQRWNVKPSEMAKNTLNPIRAIVDGMKLTPNPDKPMIALSIGDPTVFGNMPTDDKVLQAMKDAIDSQKYNGYAPSVGYYKSREAVANFYSEPGAPLEANDVILTSGCSQAIELAINVLCNPGDNILVPCPGFSLYKTLAVSMGIKVKLYNLLPEKSWEVDLQHLESLIDDRTACMILTNPSNPCGSVYSKEHLQSLLSIASRYCIPILADEIYGDMVFPGCTFHSLAPLSSDVPILSCGGLAKRWLVPGWRMGWILIHDRNDVFGSEIREGLVKLSQRILGACTVVQGALESILNDTPQEFYQSTINFIKTNAEICFSELSTVPGLNPVMPSGAMYLMVGIEMEHFPEFQNDVEFTERLVTEQSVFCLPATAFEYPNFFRVVVTVPEKMMVEACERIREFCARHYRPRSQDSNELDQ comes from the exons ATGGAGAACAGGTCCTATAAGATTAAAATGAATGGGAATGGTATCCAGACCAACGGAATACATGGAAATGGTATCCATACCAACGGAATAAATGGGAATGCGGTCCATCATGTCAGCGTTAAGGCTAGCATCCATCCCGCGAAGCTGAAGGCCCGTAGACAACGCTGGAATGTCAAACCTTCCGAGATGGCCAAGAACACTCTGAACCCCATCCGTGCCATTGTCGACGGCATGAAGCTTACACCGAACCCTGATAAGCCCATGATTGCCCTCTCCATTG GTGACCCCACTGTGTTTGGGAACATGCCCACGGATGATAAGGTTCTGCAAGCAATGAAAGATGCTATTGATTCACAAAAATACAATGGCTATGCCCCCTCTGTTG GTTATTACAAGAGCAGAGAGGCTGTTGCAAACTTCTACAGTGAGCCTGGAGCACCTCTTGAGGCTAAT gatGTGATTTTGACCAGTGGCTGCAGCCAGGCCATTGAATTGGCCATCAACGTGTTGTGTAACCCTGGTGATAACATCTTAGTCCCCTGTCCAGGATTCTCCCTGTATAAGACACTGGCCGTGTCTATGGGCATTAAAGTCAAACTCTATAACCTGCTG CCCGAGAAATCTTGGGAAGTTGATCTTCAGCATCTGGAGAGTTTGATCGATGACAGAACTGCTTGCATGATCCTCACCAACCCCTCCAACCCCTGTGGCTCTGTCTACAGCAAGGAGCATCTGCAGAGTTTACTCTCAA TTGCCTCAAGATACTGCATACCTATTCTTGCCGATGAAATCTACGGAGACATG gtGTTTCCAGGATGCACCTTCCACTCCCTGGCTCCTCTCAGCAGTGATGTGCCTATTCTGTCCTGTGGAGGCCTGGCCAAGCGCTGGCTTGTGCCTGGCTGGAGAATGGGTTGGATCCTAATTCATGACCGCAATGATGTCTTTGGATCAGAG ATCAGAGAGGGGCTTGTAAAGCTAAGCCAGCGTATTCTGGGAGCATGCACTGTGGTCCAGGGGGCGCTAGAGAGCATTCTTAATGACACACCACAGGAGTTTTATCAAAGCACCATCAATTTCATCAAG acCAACGCAGAGATCTGTTTCTCTGAGCTGTCCACTGTGCCTGGGTTAAATCCTGTAATGCCATCAGGAGCTATGTATCTTATG GTGGGAATTGAAATGGAGCACTTTCCAGAGTTCCAGAATGATGTGGAATTCACTGAACGCTTGGTCACAGAGCAGTCTGTTTTCTGCTTGCCTGCCACG GCATTTGAGTATCCGAATTTCTTCCGGGTTGTTGTGACCGTTCCGGAGAAGATGATGGTGGAGGCATGTGAACGGATTCGGGAATTCTGTGCTCGCCACTATCGGCCACGCAGTCAAGATAGCAATGAGTTGGAtcaatga